From Candidatus Cloacimonadota bacterium, a single genomic window includes:
- the rnc gene encoding ribonuclease III yields the protein MKKIISQILDYFSGKRMPESYPKWEKSLSYLQKRMDYTFKDSTLLKAALTHKSYLRKHFNDHKMPSPFERMEFLGDSILGFVVSKELFAKHPNEQEGKLSKLKSKIVSETYLTLKANTLELGRYLLLSPEEAASGGAEKPSILSDSVEALICAIYLDSSIAAAARFIKNHILVDYEETVTRDELVNYKSILQEYLQGRNQEPPKYVTISEDGPEHQKVFTVEVRLGNKLSCLGKGNTKKTAHQEAARVACQKLGI from the coding sequence TTGAAAAAAATAATCTCTCAAATTCTGGATTATTTTAGCGGCAAACGCATGCCGGAAAGCTATCCCAAATGGGAAAAAAGCTTAAGTTATCTGCAAAAACGAATGGATTACACCTTTAAGGACAGTACTTTACTAAAAGCTGCCTTAACCCATAAATCTTACCTTAGAAAACACTTTAACGACCATAAAATGCCCTCTCCTTTCGAACGCATGGAGTTTTTGGGCGATAGTATTTTGGGGTTTGTGGTATCTAAAGAACTCTTTGCCAAACATCCCAACGAGCAAGAAGGTAAGCTTTCCAAGCTTAAATCTAAAATTGTTTCCGAAACATATCTTACTCTTAAGGCAAACACTTTGGAATTGGGCAGATATTTGCTGTTAAGCCCTGAAGAAGCAGCCTCTGGAGGAGCCGAAAAACCCTCAATTCTATCCGATAGCGTTGAAGCACTGATCTGCGCCATTTATTTGGATAGCAGCATCGCCGCCGCCGCTCGCTTTATCAAGAATCATATTCTTGTGGATTATGAGGAAACTGTAACCCGTGATGAGCTGGTAAATTACAAATCAATTTTGCAAGAGTATTTACAGGGTAGAAACCAAGAACCTCCCAAATATGTTACTATAAGTGAGGATGGACCAGAGCATCAGAAAGTATTTACCGTGGAAGTGCGATTGGGCAACAAACTGAGTTGCCTTGGGAAAGGTAATACCAAAAAAACCGCCCATCAAGAAGCAGCTCGTGTGGCGTGTCAGAAACTGGGTATCTGA